Proteins found in one Coffea eugenioides isolate CCC68of chromosome 5, Ceug_1.0, whole genome shotgun sequence genomic segment:
- the LOC113770631 gene encoding calcium-binding protein PBP1-like → MQKNKNPSEPTTSTCSCSIKYPLPSQKKLVQGIVFFKPNDKSMSIMDVDELYDFEDYFPSMIQRLGSEGFMGELCSGFYLLMDVTKGLITFESLKKNTLVLGLHDLGDDEIVCMLAEGDMDGDGALNQMEFCILMFRLSPGLMDGSKRWMEEMGVNDM, encoded by the coding sequence ATGCAAAAGAACAAGAACCCAAGCGAGCCGACTACATCCACATGCTCATGCAGCATTAAATATCCTTTGCCCTCTCAAAAAAAGTTAGTCCAAGGTATTGTATTCTTCAAGCCAAACGACAAATCAATGTCGATCATGGATGTTGATGAATTGTATGATTTTGAAGATTACTTCCCGTCGATGATTCAAAGACTAGGTTCTGAGGGATTCATGGGGGAGCTGTGCAGTGGATTCTACTTGTTGATGGATGTTACCAAAGGACTCATCACTTTCGAGAGCTTGAAGAAGAACACGCTCGTTCTTGGCCTGCATGATCTTGGAGATGATGAGATCGTCTGCATGTTGGCTGAAGGAGACATGGATGGAGACGGAGCTCTAAACCAGATGGAGTTTTGCATTCTCATGTTCAGATTGAGTCCGGGCTTAATGGATGGATCCAAGCGTTGGATGGAAGAGATGGGAGTAAATGATATGTGA